In Leuconostoc kimchii IMSNU 11154, one genomic interval encodes:
- a CDS encoding CamS family sex pheromone protein, which produces MRRISFRGYMVMVIAILILAIGGLYFFNVNRIAPTTKKTSSGVQITQRAPGQYQTVIKDGRYLVSAARGITATSEPNSLDVKNFESSLLDLAKTQFKTNQYIFQEGQYLSADTVNNLLARKSNSNPDAINPEDNGKTDDSRNPIYVQTLTEQDFMSKDGKNLKLSGMVIGVAMNTQDEYQKEEFGPTYKQNISDNDRIAYGRKIAPKIIQKVRQQSGVPQDVPIVIAMYANSPSDSLAPGSFYAESTSDKGTDLKAWTDVNDKSIVLPKESTDTSKLGNDENNGFANFKNDVANFFPNIAGATAVANFKAGTLTSMNVTVTTQFYSQTEIDSFTTYVSQSALKFLPSNVPVRIIVKTANELQAILTRNTNDKTFTITLLD; this is translated from the coding sequence ATGAGACGTATAAGTTTCCGTGGGTATATGGTAATGGTCATAGCCATACTAATTCTAGCTATTGGTGGATTATATTTTTTTAACGTAAATCGTATTGCACCAACAACTAAAAAAACAAGCAGTGGTGTACAAATCACACAAAGAGCACCAGGGCAATACCAGACTGTGATTAAAGATGGGCGCTATTTAGTCAGTGCTGCTAGAGGTATTACAGCTACTTCCGAACCTAACAGTCTTGATGTGAAAAATTTTGAATCTAGTTTATTAGATTTGGCAAAAACGCAATTTAAGACAAATCAATATATTTTTCAAGAAGGACAATATTTATCAGCAGACACAGTTAATAATCTCTTAGCGCGTAAAAGTAATAGTAATCCAGATGCTATTAATCCTGAAGATAATGGTAAGACTGATGATTCACGTAATCCTATTTATGTGCAAACACTGACTGAACAAGATTTTATGTCAAAAGATGGCAAAAATTTAAAGTTGTCGGGTATGGTTATTGGTGTTGCAATGAATACGCAGGACGAATATCAAAAAGAGGAATTCGGGCCAACCTATAAACAAAATATTTCAGATAATGATCGTATAGCTTATGGTCGAAAAATTGCACCTAAAATCATTCAAAAAGTGCGTCAGCAATCTGGTGTGCCACAAGATGTACCAATTGTGATTGCGATGTATGCCAATTCGCCCTCAGATTCATTAGCGCCAGGTAGCTTCTATGCTGAATCAACAAGTGACAAAGGGACAGATTTAAAGGCGTGGACAGATGTTAATGACAAATCTATTGTGCTCCCGAAAGAATCAACTGACACGTCTAAATTAGGCAACGACGAGAATAATGGTTTTGCTAATTTTAAAAATGATGTTGCTAACTTCTTTCCAAACATCGCTGGAGCAACGGCTGTGGCTAACTTTAAGGCGGGCACATTAACTAGTATGAATGTTACCGTAACGACGCAATTCTATAGCCAAACAGAAATTGATAGCTTCACAACTTATGTATCGCAATCTGCTTTAAAGTTTTTACCAAGTAATGTGCCAGTCCGTATCATAGTTAAAACAGCGAATGAATTACAAGCTATACTAACGCGTAATACGAATGACAAAACTTTTACAATTACACTTCTCGATTAA
- the ligA gene encoding NAD-dependent DNA ligase LigA, producing MLPEFTPIEQLTTPMAQQEIANHQETLLQYGVAYYEQDAPLVEDYVYDALYARLVELEAAFPQFINPDSPTQKVGGAITKSGLEKVVHPAPMLSLGDVFSLEELEEWDARTTKTLGFQSAYNLELKIDGLAVALTYVDGKLIQASTRGNGMIGEDVTANVKMIKVIPQILNEPLTIEVRGEIYMSKSSFATLNNQRETEGLAPFANPRNAAAGSLRQLNTSIMKQRQLSAFVYYTAEPDILGVTTQSQALERFHELGLPTDHHNHVILKMPDIADYISKYSADRDKLSYGIDGVVVKVNELDDQTDLGNTVKIPRWAIAYKFPPEEALTILRDIEWTVGRTGAVTPTAVMDPVQLAGTTVQRASLHNPDYLNDKGVRLGDTVTLHKAGDIIPEIGQVILSKRPVNSQPYNIPLLCPACESKLVHLEGEVALRCINPACSAQIQEGLAHFASRNAMNIEGMGPRVIAQLLQAGFIEDVASIYRLNATQLHALDKFKEKSVSNLLNAIERSKDNSLEKLLFGLGIRMVGAKAARLIAEKFKTLSVIARATVSEIANIDGIGETIARSLVQYFNMPESQQLLKELTAAGVNQSYLSEVVIDESSFFYGKKIVLTGKLSESNRSAVSKWLQNHGASVSSAVSSKTDLLIAGTDAGSKLAKANELGIAVWTESQLIAAQKEEDIKK from the coding sequence ATGTTACCAGAATTTACACCAATTGAACAATTAACGACACCGATGGCACAACAAGAAATTGCGAATCATCAAGAAACCTTGTTGCAATATGGTGTAGCATATTATGAACAAGATGCACCACTTGTTGAGGACTATGTGTATGATGCCTTGTATGCGCGGTTAGTTGAACTAGAGGCTGCATTTCCGCAATTTATTAATCCGGATTCTCCCACACAAAAAGTTGGTGGTGCGATAACAAAATCTGGATTAGAAAAAGTCGTGCATCCAGCACCAATGCTATCTTTGGGCGATGTTTTTAGTTTAGAAGAGTTAGAGGAATGGGATGCCCGTACAACCAAAACATTAGGGTTTCAATCAGCTTATAATTTAGAGTTGAAAATTGATGGTTTAGCCGTTGCGTTAACCTATGTCGATGGTAAGCTAATTCAAGCATCAACACGTGGGAATGGGATGATAGGTGAGGATGTCACAGCTAATGTAAAAATGATCAAAGTCATTCCACAAATCTTAAATGAACCATTGACAATTGAAGTACGTGGTGAAATATATATGTCTAAATCGAGTTTTGCTACTTTAAATAATCAACGTGAAACTGAGGGCTTAGCACCCTTTGCAAATCCACGGAACGCTGCAGCAGGCTCATTAAGACAGTTAAATACATCAATCATGAAGCAACGGCAATTATCTGCTTTTGTCTATTATACTGCTGAGCCTGATATACTAGGTGTGACAACACAAAGTCAGGCGTTAGAAAGATTTCATGAGTTGGGATTACCGACTGATCATCACAATCATGTGATTTTAAAAATGCCTGATATTGCAGATTATATTTCAAAATATAGTGCAGACCGTGATAAGCTATCCTATGGGATTGATGGTGTTGTTGTTAAGGTTAATGAGTTAGATGATCAGACTGATTTAGGCAATACGGTTAAAATTCCACGTTGGGCGATTGCCTATAAATTCCCGCCAGAAGAAGCGTTAACGATTCTTCGTGATATTGAATGGACTGTTGGGCGAACTGGTGCTGTAACACCAACAGCAGTGATGGATCCTGTACAATTGGCTGGAACAACTGTTCAGCGTGCGAGTTTGCACAATCCAGACTATCTCAATGATAAAGGTGTGCGTTTGGGAGATACCGTTACTTTGCATAAAGCGGGTGATATCATACCCGAAATCGGCCAAGTCATTTTATCGAAAAGGCCAGTAAACAGCCAACCTTACAATATACCGTTACTCTGCCCAGCATGTGAATCAAAGCTAGTACATCTTGAAGGTGAAGTGGCTTTGCGCTGTATTAATCCTGCTTGTTCCGCACAAATTCAGGAAGGATTAGCACATTTCGCATCACGTAATGCTATGAATATTGAAGGCATGGGACCACGTGTCATTGCACAATTGTTGCAAGCTGGTTTTATTGAGGATGTGGCTTCAATTTATCGTTTAAATGCAACGCAATTGCACGCATTAGATAAATTCAAAGAAAAGTCTGTTAGTAATTTATTAAATGCCATTGAACGTTCAAAGGATAATTCACTTGAAAAATTATTATTTGGCTTGGGTATTAGAATGGTGGGTGCTAAGGCAGCCCGCTTAATTGCGGAAAAGTTTAAAACGTTATCAGTTATTGCTAGAGCCACGGTTTCTGAAATCGCGAATATTGATGGTATTGGTGAAACCATTGCACGATCGCTGGTACAATATTTTAACATGCCAGAGTCACAACAGCTTTTAAAAGAGTTAACCGCTGCTGGTGTTAACCAGTCATATTTATCTGAAGTGGTAATTGATGAAAGTTCTTTCTTTTATGGTAAAAAAATTGTTTTAACTGGAAAATTGTCCGAAAGTAATCGCTCAGCTGTTTCAAAATGGTTGCAAAATCATGGCGCAAGCGTATCGTCTGCTGTTTCTTCAAAAACAGATCTTTTGATTGCTGGTACAGATGCTGGGAGTAAGTTAGCCAAGGCAAATGAATTAGGAATCGCAGTTTGGACAGAATCACAATTGATCGCTGCGCAAAAAGAAGAGGATATCAAAAAATGA
- the pcrA gene encoding DNA helicase PcrA: MSVEELINGMNDKQAEAVQTTQGPLLIMAGAGSGKTRVLTHRIAHLVQDLNVFPWRILAITFTNKAAKEMRERISALLSEDVARDIWVSTFHALAVRILRRDGENIGLSRNFTIIDTSAQKTLMKRVISDLNLDTNQYDPRTILGMISNAKNDMLRPRDYAKQADNAFQETVAEIYTAYQQELKRAQSVDFDDLIMLTIDLFQSTPEVLTRYQNQFEYLHVDEYQDTNDAQYTIVNLLAKRSQNLAVVGDADQSIYGWRGANMNNILNFEKDYPTAHTVMLEQNYRSTQNILDAANAVINHNNERVPKKLWTQNGKGDKIIYYRAQTERDEANFILSNVQKMREENNMAYSDFAVLYRTNAQSRNVEESLVKANMPYTMVGGHKFYERKEILDIMSYMNLITNPDNNAAFERVVNEPKRGLGATSLNRLRELANRLNVSYMTAIDSIELAPEISTKAASKFLVFADMMHDLRQQSEFLNVTELAELAMTRSGYRQMLAEKSDPDSQARLENLEEFLSVTKEFDEKYRADDPEAVDPMTDFLGSTALMTDLDDFEEGDGAVTLMTLHAAKGLEFPVVFLIGMEEGIFPLSRSLMDEDLLEEERRLAYVGITRAKEKLFLTNAFSRLLYGRTQVNDASRFISEISPELLDSQSAGSVNSSSYQRAMPFDRKTQMAKATTFQSTPVIKTVSGTTGGDNTSWSAGDKVSHKKWGIGTVVAVTGNTNDQELKVAFPSEGVKQLLAAFAPITKID; the protein is encoded by the coding sequence ATGTCAGTAGAAGAACTCATCAATGGAATGAACGATAAGCAGGCTGAGGCCGTCCAAACAACACAAGGGCCGCTTTTAATTATGGCCGGTGCTGGATCAGGAAAAACACGTGTATTAACACATCGTATTGCACATTTAGTACAAGACTTGAATGTCTTTCCGTGGCGAATATTAGCAATTACATTTACAAATAAGGCAGCAAAAGAGATGCGTGAACGGATTAGCGCGTTATTATCAGAAGATGTTGCACGTGATATTTGGGTATCAACTTTTCATGCTTTGGCTGTGCGTATTTTGAGACGTGATGGCGAAAATATTGGCTTATCACGTAACTTTACAATTATTGATACGAGTGCGCAGAAAACACTGATGAAACGTGTGATTTCAGATTTGAATTTAGATACAAATCAATACGACCCGCGTACGATTTTAGGCATGATTTCAAATGCTAAAAATGATATGCTTCGGCCACGTGACTATGCAAAACAAGCAGATAATGCCTTTCAGGAAACAGTTGCTGAAATCTACACGGCTTACCAACAGGAGTTAAAGCGTGCACAAAGTGTTGATTTTGATGACCTAATTATGTTGACGATTGATTTATTTCAATCAACGCCTGAGGTATTAACACGCTATCAAAATCAATTTGAATATCTACATGTCGATGAGTATCAAGATACAAATGATGCACAATATACTATTGTTAACTTATTAGCGAAGCGCTCACAAAATTTGGCAGTCGTTGGTGATGCCGATCAGTCCATTTACGGTTGGCGTGGCGCTAACATGAACAATATTTTGAATTTTGAAAAAGATTATCCTACAGCACATACTGTGATGTTAGAACAAAACTATCGGTCGACGCAAAATATATTGGATGCTGCTAATGCAGTGATTAACCATAACAATGAACGTGTACCCAAAAAATTATGGACTCAAAATGGTAAGGGTGATAAAATAATCTATTATCGCGCACAAACAGAACGTGACGAAGCCAATTTCATTTTGTCAAATGTTCAAAAAATGCGCGAAGAAAACAATATGGCGTACAGTGATTTTGCTGTGCTGTATCGTACTAATGCGCAGTCGCGTAATGTGGAAGAATCATTAGTTAAGGCGAACATGCCTTATACAATGGTTGGTGGTCATAAATTTTATGAACGTAAAGAAATTCTGGATATCATGTCGTATATGAATTTGATTACGAACCCAGACAATAATGCTGCTTTTGAACGTGTTGTCAATGAACCAAAACGTGGCCTAGGGGCGACATCTTTAAACCGGCTACGCGAGTTGGCAAATCGACTTAATGTGTCTTACATGACTGCAATTGACAGTATCGAGTTGGCACCAGAAATTTCAACTAAAGCAGCTTCTAAATTCTTAGTATTTGCTGATATGATGCATGATTTACGTCAACAATCAGAATTTTTAAATGTCACTGAACTTGCTGAATTGGCAATGACACGATCTGGATATCGTCAAATGTTGGCTGAAAAAAGTGATCCAGATAGCCAAGCACGTTTAGAAAACTTAGAAGAATTCTTGTCTGTTACAAAAGAGTTTGATGAAAAGTACCGTGCAGATGATCCAGAAGCAGTTGACCCAATGACGGATTTTTTGGGATCTACAGCACTAATGACAGATCTAGATGATTTTGAGGAGGGTGATGGCGCAGTGACATTGATGACTTTGCATGCAGCTAAGGGTCTGGAATTTCCTGTTGTCTTTTTAATTGGTATGGAAGAAGGTATTTTTCCATTATCACGTTCACTCATGGACGAAGATCTTCTTGAGGAAGAGAGACGTTTGGCGTATGTTGGTATTACACGTGCCAAGGAAAAGCTATTTTTAACTAATGCCTTTTCTAGGTTATTATACGGGCGCACACAAGTTAATGATGCGTCTCGGTTTATTTCAGAAATTTCACCTGAATTACTTGATTCACAATCTGCCGGTTCTGTTAATTCAAGTAGTTATCAGCGTGCTATGCCATTTGACCGTAAGACACAAATGGCAAAGGCCACAACTTTTCAGTCAACGCCAGTCATTAAAACAGTGAGTGGTACGACAGGCGGAGATAATACAAGTTGGTCGGCAGGTGATAAAGTTAGTCATAAAAAATGGGGTATTGGTACAGTTGTTGCTGTTACTGGTAACACAAATGACCAAGAACTAAAAGTCGCCTTCCCGTCGGAAGGTGTCAAACAATTATTAGCGGCGTTTGCTCCCATTACGAAAATTGATTAA
- a CDS encoding glycoside hydrolase family 73 protein: MAKRKKRRTKKKLIKLDLWLWVSSIVIIAIVATFWSQTLIFDRQQSPTNSQADQQKVVWINQLAPYAREMQEKYGVIASISIAQAILESDWHTSTLSTQYNNLYGIKADKSQKSVVLPTQEFENGQWITIQGRFASYDSWQESMKAHAELLYHGTSWNTAQYQHVLKAKDYQTAAVALTQDGYATDPTYAKKLIAIIEEWHLSRFDIPK; the protein is encoded by the coding sequence ATGGCAAAACGAAAAAAACGACGAACGAAAAAAAAGTTAATTAAATTAGATCTCTGGCTGTGGGTTAGTAGTATTGTTATTATTGCCATTGTTGCTACGTTTTGGTCACAGACTTTAATTTTTGATCGACAACAATCACCGACAAATAGTCAAGCAGATCAACAAAAGGTGGTTTGGATTAATCAGTTAGCACCATACGCTAGAGAAATGCAAGAAAAATACGGTGTGATTGCATCAATCAGTATTGCTCAAGCAATTTTGGAATCTGATTGGCATACGTCGACTTTGTCGACACAATACAATAATTTATATGGCATTAAAGCAGATAAAAGTCAAAAAAGTGTTGTATTGCCGACCCAAGAGTTTGAAAATGGCCAGTGGATAACTATCCAGGGGCGTTTTGCGTCTTATGATTCTTGGCAAGAAAGTATGAAGGCACATGCGGAACTGCTGTATCATGGGACAAGTTGGAATACTGCACAGTATCAACATGTTTTAAAAGCTAAGGATTACCAAACTGCAGCAGTAGCTTTAACGCAAGATGGGTATGCGACAGATCCAACATACGCTAAGAAGTTAATTGCAATTATTGAAGAATGGCATTTATCTCGATTTGATATACCAAAATAA
- the cydC gene encoding thiol reductant ABC exporter subunit CydC, which translates to MSKVRQLLKRDRWVIPFLKSQKSGLFWSIVLSFLTILAAGSLMFVSGYLISRAAQRPENVLMIYVPIVLTRGFGIARPVFRYAQRMVSHNWVLRFVSKSRRRLYESVASTASNIRSRLQTGEVLSLLADDLDRLQNLYLRTLFPLGAGMVLYLFVSIGIGVVNWLFMLWWVTMLSVIMVIIPIVSFFANRARVKKQKQLQSQLYTDATDAVLGLQDWVLSGRQQDLIASQGKVMANLAKTKGESMKFGWWRDFWIQILVLILVVSTTIWSGSQFSGSRIAVNFIAAFILAIFPLVDSFLGVNQGVSEASFYEDSMIRLNELPVPEESVMIPKNIMTPTIELSHVTFKYGDKTIIHQLNLVVQAGEKIAILGRSGSGKTTLLKLMTGDIVPESGHVTIGNESVQLLKQNLSKVIAVLDQQSYLFDTTILNNVRMGNINATDDQVKAAITQAGLQPLIDSLPEKYQTKMQEAGARFSGGEQQRFALARVLLQKAPIVILDEPTVGLDPKTEYEVLQQIFKVLQNRTIIWVTHHLTGIDEVDHVYFLSEGHFLLSDTPETLKATSTYFQKLLAMDDFH; encoded by the coding sequence ATGAGTAAGGTTAGACAATTATTAAAAAGGGATCGCTGGGTTATACCTTTTTTAAAATCGCAAAAGTCAGGTCTTTTTTGGTCAATTGTGTTAAGCTTTTTGACAATTTTAGCTGCAGGTTCATTGATGTTTGTTTCAGGATACTTAATATCTCGCGCAGCACAACGACCAGAAAATGTTTTAATGATTTATGTACCGATTGTGTTAACAAGAGGTTTTGGTATTGCTCGCCCTGTTTTTCGATATGCTCAGCGAATGGTTTCTCATAATTGGGTGCTTCGTTTTGTCTCGAAATCACGTAGACGTTTGTATGAAAGTGTTGCAAGTACAGCTAGTAATATTCGCAGTCGCTTGCAAACAGGGGAGGTGCTTAGTTTATTAGCAGATGATCTTGATCGCTTGCAAAACCTATATTTACGGACACTATTCCCACTTGGCGCGGGTATGGTTTTGTATTTGTTTGTTAGTATTGGTATTGGTGTCGTGAACTGGCTATTTATGTTATGGTGGGTGACGATGTTATCAGTCATCATGGTTATCATACCAATCGTGAGCTTTTTTGCAAATCGCGCGCGCGTAAAAAAACAAAAGCAACTACAATCTCAGTTATACACTGATGCAACAGATGCTGTTCTTGGTCTACAAGATTGGGTATTATCTGGTCGTCAACAAGACCTCATAGCCTCTCAGGGTAAAGTAATGGCAAATTTAGCTAAAACCAAGGGTGAAAGCATGAAGTTTGGTTGGTGGCGTGATTTTTGGATACAAATACTTGTATTGATATTAGTTGTTAGCACAACCATCTGGTCAGGTAGTCAATTTTCAGGCAGTCGAATAGCTGTGAATTTTATTGCAGCGTTTATCTTGGCTATTTTCCCCCTAGTTGATAGCTTTTTGGGTGTTAATCAAGGTGTTAGTGAGGCATCATTCTATGAGGACAGCATGATACGTTTAAATGAATTACCAGTTCCTGAGGAAAGCGTGATGATACCTAAAAACATTATGACACCAACAATTGAATTAAGTCATGTGACATTTAAATATGGCGATAAAACAATAATTCACCAATTAAATTTAGTTGTCCAGGCGGGTGAAAAAATTGCGATATTAGGGCGTTCCGGTTCGGGAAAGACCACCCTATTAAAATTAATGACAGGTGATATTGTCCCAGAGTCAGGTCATGTGACAATTGGTAATGAATCCGTACAGTTGCTAAAACAAAACTTGTCAAAGGTCATAGCTGTATTAGATCAGCAATCTTATTTATTTGATACAACGATTTTAAATAATGTGCGAATGGGTAATATTAATGCAACTGATGATCAAGTAAAAGCAGCCATAACACAAGCTGGGTTACAACCGCTAATTGATAGTTTGCCAGAAAAATATCAGACAAAAATGCAGGAGGCAGGTGCCCGTTTTTCGGGTGGCGAACAACAACGCTTTGCACTGGCACGCGTCCTGTTACAAAAGGCGCCGATTGTTATTTTAGATGAGCCAACGGTGGGCTTAGATCCTAAAACGGAGTATGAAGTCCTACAACAGATATTTAAAGTGCTACAAAATCGTACAATTATATGGGTGACCCACCATTTAACGGGTATTGATGAAGTGGACCACGTCTACTTTTTGTCAGAGGGGCACTTTCTTTTAAGTGACACACCAGAAACATTAAAAGCAACGTCAACATATTTTCAAAAATTATTAGCAATGGATGATTTTCACTAA